A portion of the Corynebacterium occultum genome contains these proteins:
- a CDS encoding WhiB family transcriptional regulator, producing the protein MTASLQRSHHRNSLVGEFDGLSEGGVERGEWVTKAKCREGDPDALFVRGAEQRKAAVICRHCPVMDQCRADALDNRVEFGVWGGLTERQRRALLRKNPEVDNWARYLATGGELEGI; encoded by the coding sequence ATGACAGCGTCATTGCAACGTAGCCACCACCGCAATTCCCTCGTGGGGGAGTTCGACGGCCTCAGCGAAGGGGGAGTCGAAAGGGGTGAATGGGTGACCAAGGCGAAATGCCGTGAAGGTGATCCGGATGCCCTGTTCGTCCGGGGTGCGGAGCAGCGCAAGGCGGCCGTGATCTGCCGGCATTGTCCGGTGATGGACCAGTGTCGCGCAGATGCCCTGGATAACCGGGTGGAGTTCGGGGTGTGGGGCGGACTGACTGAACGTCAGCGTCGCGCCCTGCTCCGCAAGAACCCGGAGGTGGATAACTGGGCGCGTTATCTGGCCACGGGCGGTGAGCTGGAGGGCATCTGA
- a CDS encoding RidA family protein codes for MSHSEKLQELGITLPAVATPVAAYVPAIQTGNQVWTSGQLPFINGELPATGKVGAEVDEATAQDLARTAALNALAAIDALVGIDKVTRVLKLVGFVASAEDFGGQPAVINGASNLMEEIFGEAGAHARSAVGVAELPLNAPVELELIVEIAAG; via the coding sequence ATGAGCCATTCCGAGAAGCTGCAGGAACTGGGCATCACCCTGCCGGCGGTCGCCACCCCGGTTGCTGCCTATGTCCCCGCGATCCAGACCGGAAATCAGGTCTGGACCTCCGGCCAGCTCCCCTTCATCAACGGTGAGCTGCCGGCCACCGGCAAGGTCGGCGCCGAGGTGGATGAGGCCACCGCTCAGGATCTGGCCCGCACCGCAGCACTGAATGCCCTGGCCGCCATCGACGCCCTGGTGGGCATCGACAAGGTCACCAGGGTGCTCAAGCTGGTAGGTTTCGTCGCCTCCGCCGAGGACTTCGGTGGTCAGCCCGCCGTGATCAACGGAGCCTCCAACCTGATGGAGGAGATCTTCGGGGAAGCCGGGGCCCATGCCCGCTCCGCTGTGGGTGTAGCCGAGTTGCCGCTCAATGCCCCGGTTGAGCTGGAGCTGATCGTTGAGATTGCCGCAGGTTAA
- a CDS encoding MarP family serine protease has translation MTASLIIDVLLIIAILAALVSGWRAGAFSSVLSTVGVIAGLICGAALAPVVMRLTDSTALRVLLALGTIILLVGVGNLVGGLLGASLRDRMRFRSSMKVDSGIGAVFQGVVTLFVAWLVAIPLATGVGGLIGEGIRNSTVLGAVDQVTPDQLNRVPTQISALLNDSGIPLIGSPFQTDSSPEVQAPRITVANQELVETLRPTVVHVLGDAQVCSRRLMGSGFVTEPDYVITNAHVVAGTETVRLDTVLGMKEAEVVYYNPDVDIAVLHSPGLDLPVMPWAQTPATTGDDAIVMGFPESSPFEAAPARIREQITIAGPDIYANGRVEREAYTVRGSIRQGNSGGPMANAEGEVLGVVFGASVDSSDTGYALTAAEVQRQVGDVTSLTQTVDTQACVAR, from the coding sequence GTGACCGCGAGCCTGATCATCGATGTACTGCTGATCATTGCGATCCTGGCGGCCCTGGTCAGCGGTTGGCGGGCGGGTGCCTTCTCCTCCGTGCTCAGCACGGTGGGTGTCATCGCCGGCCTGATCTGTGGTGCCGCGCTGGCACCGGTGGTGATGCGGCTGACGGACTCCACCGCGTTGCGGGTGCTGCTGGCGCTGGGCACCATCATTTTATTGGTGGGAGTGGGAAACCTGGTGGGTGGGTTGCTGGGGGCCTCATTGCGGGACCGGATGCGTTTCCGTTCCAGCATGAAGGTGGATTCCGGTATCGGTGCCGTCTTCCAGGGCGTGGTCACCTTATTCGTGGCCTGGCTGGTGGCGATTCCCCTGGCCACCGGGGTGGGTGGGTTGATCGGGGAGGGGATCCGCAATTCCACGGTGCTGGGCGCGGTGGATCAGGTCACCCCGGACCAGTTGAATCGCGTGCCCACCCAGATTTCTGCGCTGCTCAATGACAGTGGGATCCCGCTGATCGGTTCCCCCTTCCAGACGGACTCCTCCCCGGAGGTGCAGGCCCCACGCATCACGGTGGCCAACCAGGAGCTGGTGGAGACGCTGCGTCCCACGGTGGTGCATGTGCTCGGTGATGCCCAGGTGTGCAGCCGTCGTCTGATGGGTTCCGGGTTCGTCACGGAACCGGATTATGTGATCACCAACGCCCATGTGGTGGCAGGTACCGAGACCGTTCGTCTGGACACGGTGCTGGGGATGAAGGAGGCCGAGGTGGTCTACTACAACCCGGATGTCGATATCGCGGTGTTGCACAGTCCCGGTCTGGACCTGCCGGTGATGCCCTGGGCGCAGACCCCGGCCACCACCGGTGATGATGCGATTGTGATGGGCTTTCCGGAGTCCAGTCCCTTCGAGGCGGCGCCAGCCCGAATCCGGGAGCAGATCACCATCGCCGGCCCTGATATCTACGCCAATGGTCGGGTGGAGCGGGAGGCATACACGGTGCGCGGTTCCATCCGTCAGGGCAACTCCGGCGGCCCGATGGCCAATGCGGAGGGTGAGGTCCTGGGCGTGGTCTTCGGGGCCTCAGTGGATTCCTCAGACACCGGTTATGCCCTGACTGCAGCGGAGGTGCAGCGCCAGGTCGGTGATGTCACCAGCCTGACGCAGACGGTGGACACCCAGGCCTGCGTGGCCCGCTAG
- a CDS encoding phage holin family protein: protein MSNQNGLFTSGTEDFSAKVNSIPLSDVDTHGAGQGSIGNLISDATAQMSSLFRAEVELAKTEIAGEAKKGAIGGGLFGVAGVIALYSSFFFFFFVAELLSTWLDRWAAFLIVFLVMVVMAAGLAFFGYKKVKKISAPKKTIDSVSDLKHLVPGQATKKLEAKNRGMYS from the coding sequence GTGAGCAATCAGAACGGCCTATTTACCAGTGGCACCGAGGATTTCTCCGCAAAGGTGAATTCCATTCCGCTGAGCGATGTGGACACCCACGGCGCCGGGCAGGGATCCATCGGCAACCTGATCAGCGACGCCACCGCCCAGATGTCCAGCCTCTTCCGGGCTGAAGTTGAACTGGCCAAGACCGAGATCGCCGGCGAGGCCAAGAAGGGTGCGATCGGTGGCGGGCTTTTCGGTGTCGCCGGTGTCATCGCCCTCTACAGCTCCTTCTTCTTTTTCTTCTTCGTCGCGGAACTGCTGTCGACCTGGCTGGACCGCTGGGCCGCCTTCCTCATCGTCTTCCTGGTGATGGTCGTCATGGCCGCTGGCCTGGCGTTCTTCGGCTACAAGAAGGTCAAGAAGATCAGCGCCCCGAAGAAGACCATCGATTCGGTCTCTGACCTCAAGCACCTGGTGCCGGGACAGGCCACCAAGAAGCTTGAGGCCAAGAACCGGGGCATGTACAGCTAG
- the nth gene encoding endonuclease III, which translates to MSQAAGSTTRRTTPADRPRVGSHLAARGRETEMGRKRRARRINRTLALGHPDAHCELDFSNPLELTVATVLSAQCTDVRVNQVTPALFARYRSAADYGGAVQAELEGYIRPTGFYRAKARNLIGMGQRLLTEFEGEIPQALDDLVSLPGVGRKTAHVVRGNAFDLPGLTVDTHFGRLVNRLQLSAETDPVKVEFAIADLIEKNEWTMFSHRMIFHGRRVCHSRKAACGACFLAADCPSFGVAGPADPVAAEALLRGGNQEHLLEMAGM; encoded by the coding sequence ATGTCCCAGGCAGCAGGCTCAACCACTCGGCGGACCACCCCCGCCGACCGACCACGGGTGGGTTCCCATCTGGCCGCCCGCGGGCGGGAGACCGAGATGGGGCGCAAGCGGCGGGCCCGTCGGATCAACCGGACCCTGGCGCTCGGACATCCGGATGCGCACTGTGAACTGGATTTCTCCAACCCCCTGGAACTGACGGTGGCCACCGTGCTCAGTGCCCAATGCACCGATGTGCGGGTCAACCAGGTCACCCCGGCGCTTTTCGCCCGTTATCGCAGTGCCGCGGATTATGGGGGTGCGGTGCAGGCGGAACTGGAGGGCTATATTCGCCCGACCGGTTTTTACCGGGCGAAGGCCCGCAACCTGATCGGGATGGGGCAGCGCCTGCTCACCGAGTTCGAAGGGGAGATCCCCCAGGCGCTTGATGACCTTGTCAGCCTGCCCGGGGTTGGTCGCAAAACCGCCCATGTGGTCCGGGGTAACGCCTTCGATCTTCCGGGGTTGACGGTGGACACCCACTTCGGCCGACTGGTCAACCGCCTCCAGTTGAGCGCGGAGACCGACCCGGTGAAGGTGGAGTTCGCCATTGCGGATTTGATCGAGAAAAATGAGTGGACGATGTTCTCCCACCGGATGATCTTCCACGGCAGGCGGGTCTGCCACAGTCGGAAGGCGGCCTGTGGTGCTTGTTTCCTGGCCGCTGACTGCCCTTCCTTTGGGGTGGCTGGGCCGGCGGATCCGGTGGCGGCGGAGGCTCTGCTCAGGGGCGGCAATCAGGAGCATCTTCTGGAAATGGCAGGTATGTGA
- a CDS encoding NUDIX hydrolase, which produces MTPVPQFIADRPGENIDLSPEVAPLWMNKLLRSIDSGSVHSTLRAGGLHRSTAPDDQRRAAVLMLFSGAETSAELPNDAAVLLTHRSPRMRSHSGQIAFPGGQMDPTDINAVDCALREAWEETGLDRHSLSPVAELDEVHIRASGYPVHPILGHWHSPSRVGVVSPEEADEVFEVPLFDLIDPDKRLMVSWGDWRGPAFRANGYIIWGFTGMLLSSVLYHAGWEEPWDRAQNVDLRRALASSRNNERTL; this is translated from the coding sequence ATGACCCCGGTGCCGCAGTTCATTGCTGATCGCCCCGGGGAAAATATCGACCTCAGCCCGGAGGTCGCACCCTTGTGGATGAATAAACTTTTGCGCAGCATTGACAGCGGTAGTGTGCATTCCACCCTGCGGGCCGGTGGGCTGCACCGTTCCACCGCCCCTGATGATCAGCGTCGGGCAGCGGTGCTGATGCTCTTCTCGGGGGCGGAGACCTCTGCGGAGCTGCCCAATGATGCGGCGGTGTTGTTGACGCACCGTTCGCCGAGGATGCGTTCCCATTCCGGACAGATCGCCTTCCCGGGTGGTCAGATGGATCCCACGGACATCAACGCGGTGGATTGTGCGCTGCGGGAGGCGTGGGAGGAGACCGGCCTGGACCGGCACAGTCTCAGTCCGGTGGCGGAGTTGGATGAGGTGCATATCCGGGCCTCCGGTTATCCGGTGCATCCCATCCTCGGACACTGGCATTCGCCTTCCCGGGTGGGCGTGGTCAGTCCGGAGGAAGCCGATGAGGTTTTCGAGGTGCCGCTTTTTGATCTGATTGATCCGGATAAGCGGCTCATGGTTTCCTGGGGGGATTGGCGGGGCCCTGCGTTCCGGGCGAATGGCTATATCATCTGGGGTTTCACCGGAATGCTGTTGTCTTCGGTGCTGTATCACGCCGGCTGGGAGGAACCCTGGGATCGGGCGCAGAATGTGGATCTACGCCGTGCCCTGGCATCATCACGTAATAATGAGCGAACCCTGTAG
- a CDS encoding TlpA family protein disulfide reductase, giving the protein MRNSVKWTVVAAIILVVVLITAVPMMLDSVNSGDGAGVSPEAGEDVAEPAVEVAARPDCLGMGVGAVGLPCLGGENGQVAGDAEPVGTEATVANLWAWWCGPCRDELPVFDEFAAAHPEYNVVGVHADPNPGNGAAMLNDLGIELSSYQDDENLFAGTLGLPGVVPITVVLVEGQQVAMFPQPFESLEQLETAVAEALT; this is encoded by the coding sequence ATGCGCAATAGTGTGAAATGGACCGTTGTGGCCGCCATCATCCTGGTGGTGGTGTTGATCACGGCGGTGCCTATGATGCTTGACAGTGTCAACTCCGGGGACGGGGCTGGCGTCTCTCCGGAGGCAGGTGAGGACGTGGCGGAACCTGCCGTTGAGGTGGCTGCCCGCCCGGACTGCCTCGGCATGGGGGTGGGCGCGGTGGGACTGCCCTGCCTGGGCGGGGAGAATGGCCAGGTGGCCGGGGATGCAGAGCCGGTGGGCACCGAAGCCACGGTGGCCAATCTCTGGGCCTGGTGGTGTGGTCCCTGCCGGGATGAACTGCCCGTCTTCGATGAATTCGCCGCCGCCCACCCGGAATACAACGTCGTCGGTGTCCATGCCGACCCCAACCCGGGCAATGGGGCAGCCATGCTCAATGATCTGGGCATTGAACTGTCCTCCTACCAGGATGATGAGAACCTCTTCGCCGGCACTCTCGGGCTACCCGGGGTCGTGCCGATCACCGTGGTCCTGGTCGAGGGGCAGCAGGTGGCGATGTTCCCCCAGCCCTTCGAATCCCTGGAGCAGTTGGAGACCGCGGTGGCGGAGGCTCTGACATGA
- a CDS encoding MBL fold metallo-hydrolase → MEHPAYSQLRPVTESASVVLCPNPGYAALEGTNSWVIRGPEDERSIVIDPGPEDEGHLNVLNSKAREVGLVLLTHRHHDHADGAPRFRQLTGVPVRAFDATCTAGAEKLVAGEIISIDGVTPQIEVVHTPGHTADSVCFFIWSGEVGTSTLEGVITGDTIAGRHTTMISETDGDLGDYIQSLELLEERGRGIMLLPGHGPEGKDLSAFARKYIERREHRLSQIRQVWSERGKDIALSELVSLMYDDVDPVLRGAAEQSTRVALRYLASNGE, encoded by the coding sequence ATGGAGCATCCTGCTTATAGCCAGCTTCGGCCGGTGACTGAGTCCGCATCAGTAGTCCTCTGTCCTAATCCGGGGTATGCCGCTCTCGAGGGAACCAACTCCTGGGTCATCCGTGGCCCGGAGGATGAGCGAAGCATTGTCATCGATCCCGGTCCCGAAGACGAGGGTCATCTCAATGTCTTGAATTCCAAGGCACGGGAGGTGGGCCTGGTGCTGCTGACGCACCGCCACCACGACCATGCCGATGGCGCCCCACGGTTCCGCCAGTTGACCGGCGTTCCGGTCCGCGCCTTCGACGCCACCTGCACCGCTGGTGCCGAGAAGCTGGTGGCCGGGGAGATCATCTCGATTGATGGGGTCACCCCGCAGATCGAGGTCGTCCACACCCCCGGGCACACCGCTGATTCGGTCTGTTTCTTCATCTGGAGCGGTGAGGTCGGTACCTCCACCCTGGAGGGCGTCATCACCGGTGACACCATCGCAGGTCGCCACACCACGATGATCTCCGAGACCGACGGAGATCTGGGTGACTACATCCAGTCCCTGGAACTGCTGGAGGAACGCGGCCGTGGCATCATGCTGCTGCCGGGTCACGGCCCGGAGGGGAAGGATCTCTCCGCCTTCGCTCGCAAGTACATCGAGCGCCGTGAGCACCGCCTTTCCCAGATCCGCCAGGTCTGGAGTGAGCGCGGCAAGGATATCGCGCTCTCGGAACTGGTGAGCCTGATGTATGACGATGTGGATCCGGTGCTGCGTGGTGCCGCCGAGCAGTCCACCAGGGTGGCGCTGCGCTACCTCGCCAGCAACGGCGAATAA
- a CDS encoding transglycosylase domain-containing protein, producing MSVSKSFRNVLGATLAAALVGALALAPLAGVSGVATARINETMQSNLSDMTGGETPGVTTVTDVEGSPMAYIFKQRRHPVESEQIAQTVKDAIVSIEDRRFYEHEGVDLQGFARAMITNVMAGGVEEGASTINQQYVKNYLLLVDAETEEEQAVAVETSIPRKLREMRMASDLDQLLTKDEVLTRYLNLVPFGNGAYGIEAASRTYFGIPAAELNVPQAAMLAGIPQSSSLLNPYTNVEGVTQRRNTVLQSMVEAGYLDQASSDQYQQQPLGVMESPATLPNGCIGADDRGFFCDYALTYLESKGIPRDELATGGYTIQTTLDPAVQDIAHNSVTTYVNPDTPGVASVLNVIEPGEESRDILAMTSSRDYGLNLEEGETMLPQPSSLIGNGAGSIFKIFTAAAAIDQGMTLDTILDVPTRYEATGMGTGGAAGCPANTYCVENAGSYRSQMPLIDALAQSPNTTFIQMIEQVGVTPVVDMSVKLGLRSYESEGSHSEGYSIADYMRDANLGSYTLGPTAVNPLELSNVGATLASHGTWCEPNPISSVINRKGEEVYLERPECEQAIDPEVADTLTVGLSRDAQNGTAAGAAQSTGWNAPIAAKTGTTESHQSSAFLGFNSNIAAAPYIYNDGTNTMSLCTSPVQQCSSGGLYGGLEPARTFFTMANQIPAATSGTLPERTADMISGESGAGLDAPAGEGGADNSAPVAPQPAPAAPSQERNTSRNDSPPPPAPAIPNIRPEDIDAIRQDIGDAINSFLP from the coding sequence GTGTCAGTCTCAAAATCTTTCCGAAACGTGCTGGGCGCGACCCTCGCCGCCGCGCTTGTCGGTGCCCTCGCCCTGGCCCCGCTAGCCGGGGTTTCGGGTGTGGCCACCGCACGCATCAACGAAACCATGCAGTCCAATCTCTCGGACATGACCGGTGGTGAAACGCCGGGGGTGACCACAGTCACCGATGTCGAGGGTTCCCCGATGGCCTACATCTTCAAGCAGCGTCGTCACCCCGTGGAGTCGGAGCAGATCGCACAGACGGTCAAGGACGCCATCGTCTCCATTGAGGACCGGCGCTTCTATGAACATGAGGGTGTGGATCTGCAGGGATTCGCCCGCGCCATGATCACCAACGTGATGGCCGGCGGGGTGGAGGAAGGTGCCTCCACCATCAACCAGCAGTATGTGAAGAACTACCTGCTCCTGGTCGATGCCGAGACCGAGGAGGAGCAGGCCGTCGCCGTTGAGACCTCCATCCCGCGCAAGCTCCGGGAGATGCGCATGGCCTCCGACCTGGACCAGCTGCTCACCAAGGATGAGGTGCTCACCCGCTACCTGAACCTGGTGCCCTTCGGCAACGGTGCCTACGGCATCGAGGCTGCCTCCCGGACCTACTTCGGCATCCCCGCCGCGGAGCTGAATGTGCCCCAGGCCGCCATGCTGGCAGGCATCCCCCAGTCCTCCTCCCTCCTCAACCCCTACACCAATGTGGAGGGGGTGACCCAGCGTCGTAACACGGTGCTGCAGTCCATGGTGGAGGCCGGTTACCTCGATCAGGCTTCCTCGGATCAGTACCAGCAACAGCCCCTGGGGGTGATGGAATCACCCGCCACCCTGCCCAATGGCTGCATCGGCGCGGATGACCGTGGTTTCTTCTGCGACTATGCGCTGACCTACCTCGAATCCAAGGGCATCCCCCGGGATGAGCTGGCCACCGGTGGCTACACCATCCAGACCACCCTGGACCCGGCGGTCCAGGACATCGCCCACAACTCGGTGACCACCTACGTCAACCCGGACACCCCGGGTGTGGCCAGCGTGCTCAATGTCATCGAGCCGGGTGAGGAGTCCCGCGACATCCTGGCCATGACCTCCTCCCGTGACTACGGTCTGAATCTGGAGGAAGGTGAGACCATGCTGCCCCAGCCGAGCTCCCTGATCGGCAACGGTGCCGGTTCCATCTTCAAGATCTTCACCGCCGCCGCCGCCATCGACCAGGGCATGACCCTGGACACCATCCTGGATGTGCCCACCCGCTATGAGGCCACCGGGATGGGCACCGGCGGTGCCGCGGGCTGCCCCGCTAACACCTACTGCGTGGAGAACGCCGGCAGCTACCGCTCCCAGATGCCGCTGATTGATGCGCTGGCCCAGTCCCCGAACACCACCTTCATCCAGATGATCGAGCAGGTCGGGGTGACCCCGGTGGTCGACATGTCCGTCAAGCTGGGGCTGCGCAGCTATGAGTCGGAGGGCTCCCATAGTGAGGGCTACTCCATCGCCGACTACATGCGCGATGCCAACCTCGGCTCCTACACCCTGGGCCCCACCGCGGTGAACCCCCTGGAGCTCTCCAATGTCGGTGCCACCCTCGCATCCCACGGCACCTGGTGTGAACCGAACCCCATCAGCTCCGTGATCAACCGCAAGGGCGAGGAAGTCTACCTGGAACGCCCCGAATGTGAGCAGGCCATTGACCCGGAGGTCGCCGACACCCTGACCGTCGGGTTGAGCCGTGACGCCCAAAACGGCACTGCCGCCGGCGCCGCCCAGTCCACCGGTTGGAATGCTCCCATCGCCGCAAAGACCGGTACCACCGAGTCGCACCAGTCCTCGGCTTTCCTGGGCTTCAACTCCAATATCGCCGCCGCCCCCTATATCTACAATGACGGCACCAACACCATGTCGCTGTGCACCTCCCCGGTGCAGCAGTGCTCCAGTGGTGGCCTCTATGGCGGTCTGGAACCTGCCCGCACCTTCTTCACCATGGCCAATCAGATTCCGGCCGCCACCTCCGGCACCCTGCCGGAGCGCACCGCAGACATGATCAGTGGTGAGTCCGGTGCCGGACTGGACGCCCCCGCAGGTGAGGGAGGGGCCGACAACAGCGCTCCGGTCGCCCCGCAGCCTGCCCCGGCAGCCCCGAGCCAGGAGCGGAACACCTCCCGCAATGACAGCCCGCCTCCCCCGGCGCCGGCGATCCCGAATATCCGCCCGGAGGACATTGACGCGATCCGCCAGGACATCGGCGACGCGATCAACAGTTTCCTGCCCTGA
- a CDS encoding alpha/beta fold hydrolase → MTSAREGAPAEPVPDAHGEFPPAVVSLEGPFQHELVHTRGIRLHTATAGDPADPLIVLVHGSFGGWFDYREVIEPLAQAGFHVAAVDVRGYGMSDKPPTGYGYDLRNAAGDLSGLIRALGHGSAIMVGNDTGGAAAWVLAANNPERVRALVAVSAAHPTDLRRCIASRPWLFHRMLIRMLLNQLPSGLSSRLHRFQKTAYRRQLQVNTTAEYQRSPLFEKELELRQLAARISNTGPAIVHNNRLLTGVVPLSWIRQQVKVPTLLLYQEQGAWRHLATRARQRVAAGTRVEQVAVPGTRNLPHLENPAGFVRAITDFLAEVQPQR, encoded by the coding sequence GTGACCTCAGCCCGAGAAGGTGCCCCCGCCGAACCTGTGCCGGACGCCCATGGCGAATTTCCGCCCGCCGTCGTCTCCTTGGAGGGCCCCTTCCAGCATGAGCTGGTGCATACCCGGGGCATCCGCCTGCACACCGCCACCGCGGGTGATCCCGCAGATCCGTTGATTGTGCTGGTGCACGGTTCCTTCGGCGGTTGGTTCGACTACCGGGAGGTCATCGAGCCGCTGGCACAGGCAGGGTTCCACGTCGCCGCAGTTGATGTCCGCGGTTATGGGATGTCTGATAAACCCCCCACAGGTTATGGCTATGACCTGCGCAATGCCGCGGGTGACCTCTCCGGGCTGATCCGTGCGCTGGGGCATGGTTCCGCGATCATGGTCGGCAATGACACCGGTGGTGCGGCAGCCTGGGTGCTGGCGGCCAACAACCCGGAACGGGTGCGCGCCCTGGTCGCGGTATCCGCCGCCCACCCCACGGATCTGCGGCGTTGCATCGCCTCCCGCCCCTGGCTCTTCCACCGGATGCTCATCCGGATGCTGCTGAATCAGCTGCCCTCCGGGCTTTCCTCCCGCCTGCACCGCTTCCAGAAGACCGCCTACCGCCGCCAGCTGCAGGTGAACACCACCGCCGAGTATCAGCGCAGCCCGCTCTTCGAAAAAGAGCTGGAGCTACGCCAGCTGGCGGCCCGGATCAGCAACACCGGACCGGCGATCGTGCACAATAACCGCCTGCTCACCGGTGTGGTGCCCCTGTCCTGGATCAGGCAGCAGGTGAAGGTACCCACGCTCCTGCTCTACCAGGAGCAGGGGGCATGGCGGCACCTGGCGACCAGGGCCCGGCAGCGGGTGGCCGCGGGCACCCGGGTGGAGCAGGTGGCGGTGCCCGGCACCCGTAACCTGCCGCACCTGGAGAACCCTGCCGGGTTCGTCCGGGCGATCACCGACTTCCTCGCCGAGGTCCAGCCACAGCGCTGA
- a CDS encoding HAD family hydrolase: MIHQEEHSAVIGPRRVAAFFDLDKTVIATSSAHAFGKEFMHNGLISTAEAIELSMSKATYMFSGHNSTQMDSSRDQLATMVTGWDVEQVRAIASDALHHVVTPTIYAEARELIEKHRAAGHEVIIISASATMLVELIAEELGVDQVVATEMETSEGKFTGEISFYCKGPAKAEAMRRLAEENHYDLDASYAYSDSATDIPMLEVVGNPTAVNPDRQMKKKSLENGWEILSFRNPVPLFQAPSARELTIGSSLFAGVAAAVGGLLWARRARRGTA, from the coding sequence ATGATCCACCAGGAAGAACACTCGGCAGTCATCGGCCCCCGCCGGGTGGCAGCCTTCTTCGACCTGGACAAAACGGTGATCGCCACCTCCTCAGCCCACGCTTTCGGCAAGGAGTTCATGCATAACGGGCTAATCAGCACGGCAGAGGCCATCGAACTCTCGATGAGCAAGGCCACCTACATGTTCTCCGGCCACAACAGCACCCAGATGGATTCCTCCCGGGACCAGCTGGCCACCATGGTCACCGGCTGGGATGTGGAGCAGGTGCGCGCCATCGCATCCGATGCACTGCACCATGTGGTCACCCCGACCATCTATGCCGAAGCCCGTGAGCTGATAGAAAAGCACCGCGCCGCCGGTCATGAGGTGATCATAATCTCCGCCTCCGCCACCATGCTGGTCGAGCTGATCGCCGAAGAACTGGGGGTGGACCAGGTAGTGGCAACCGAGATGGAAACCTCGGAAGGCAAGTTCACCGGCGAGATCTCCTTCTACTGCAAAGGCCCCGCCAAGGCTGAGGCCATGCGCCGTCTGGCCGAGGAAAACCACTACGACCTCGACGCCAGCTACGCCTACTCGGATTCCGCCACGGATATCCCGATGCTGGAGGTCGTGGGCAACCCCACCGCCGTCAACCCGGACCGCCAGATGAAGAAGAAGTCCCTGGAGAACGGTTGGGAGATCCTCTCCTTCCGCAATCCGGTGCCGCTTTTCCAGGCCCCCAGCGCCCGGGAGCTGACCATCGGTTCCAGCCTCTTCGCCGGTGTCGCCGCCGCCGTGGGTGGCCTGCTCTGGGCCCGGCGGGCCCGCCGCGGCACCGCCTGA
- a CDS encoding DUF4177 domain-containing protein, with translation MTKWEYATVPLLSHATKQILDTWGEDGWELVSVIPGPNPENLVAYLKREVR, from the coding sequence ATGACTAAATGGGAATACGCCACCGTGCCACTGTTATCGCACGCCACCAAGCAGATCCTCGACACCTGGGGGGAAGACGGCTGGGAGCTGGTCTCCGTCATCCCGGGCCCGAACCCCGAGAACCTGGTCGCCTACCTGAAGCGTGAGGTCCGATGA
- the glxR gene encoding CRP-like cAMP-activated global transcriptional regulator GlxR — protein MEGVQEILSRAGIFQGVDAGAVENLIRDMETVRFPRGTTIFDEGEPGDRLYIITSGKVKLARHAPDGRENLLTVMGPSDMFGELSIFDPGPRTSSAVCVTEVHAATMNSEMLKDWVGSHPEIAQQLLRVLARRLRRTNASLADLIFTDVPGRVAKTLLQLANRFGSQEGGALRVNHDLTQEEIAQLVGASRETVNKALATFAHRGWIRLEGKSVLIIDTEHLAKRAR, from the coding sequence GTGGAAGGTGTACAGGAGATTTTGTCCCGCGCCGGGATTTTCCAGGGCGTGGACGCTGGTGCCGTCGAGAACCTGATCCGCGATATGGAGACTGTCCGTTTCCCACGTGGAACGACGATTTTCGATGAGGGCGAACCGGGTGACCGGCTCTACATCATCACCTCGGGCAAGGTTAAGCTGGCCCGCCATGCCCCGGACGGCCGTGAGAACCTGCTCACGGTGATGGGCCCCTCCGACATGTTCGGTGAGCTCTCCATCTTCGATCCGGGCCCCCGCACCTCCTCTGCGGTGTGTGTCACCGAGGTTCACGCCGCCACCATGAACTCCGAGATGCTGAAGGACTGGGTGGGTAGCCATCCGGAGATCGCGCAGCAGCTGCTGCGCGTGCTGGCCCGCCGTCTGCGTCGTACCAACGCCTCCCTGGCCGATCTCATCTTCACTGATGTGCCCGGTCGTGTGGCCAAGACACTACTGCAGCTGGCCAACCGTTTCGGTTCCCAGGAGGGTGGCGCCCTGCGCGTCAACCACGACCTCACCCAGGAGGAGATCGCCCAGCTGGTCGGCGCTTCCCGTGAGACCGTGAACAAGGCCCTGGCGACCTTCGCCCACCGTGGCTGGATCCGCCTGGAAGGCAAGTCGGTGCTGATCATCGACACCGAGCACCTGGCCAAGCGCGCCCGTTAG